A genomic window from Leishmania panamensis strain MHOM/PA/94/PSC-1 chromosome 5 sequence includes:
- a CDS encoding hypothetical protein (TriTrypDB/GeneDB-style sysID: LpmP.05.1050), with amino-acid sequence MAEWNLRGERALPFSPIPFNLLILYRNRFHPFFSNHSSSSVLSAAFPLAVACSNSPFTVSATFVLSFFLAKSEAMFRTSRLAVPRLATKTSALLSRQGKGEKAAAPPNLAASTENSADNVVMERSTTSQQPLIIDNTGETRTHILPQKILKELLNSVSAGQQNFLFGSDRDAADPTAGILRATGSFFEAVNTAYEGRMLQEQQVEVENFVLKRRTHYTQRLNEETEEFRREQKEIHDEIQRLEAEKYKSDLNNDVIQFTKARETEYEVRLHADVEKYHNALLAYRARAKKNDSVGADGEATAKQISMNVIEIMQEMEIDDTLRDFGNAAGIGNDLSDQDIRSYVVQRTCFYEKVVRDEVHDFTKRRKSFYEDLLEARAVRHSAKIRADTERFHSQRQGYYEERLTADGSWMAKCFQEHYNRCFLQSYARRAWIEHRRYQATLEGIKLFTEDSEKVPVISDPADISISTLNAEIPLSTILDMYESENMAEITRDVFLKAARRVAADYTPYSIDEHHSQ; translated from the coding sequence ATGGCTGAGTGGAATCTGCGAGGGGAGCGGGCACTCCCATTTTCTCCAATACCTTTTAATCTACTGATTCTTTATCGGAATCGATTTCATCCTTTTTTCTCCAAccactcttcctcttctgttctctctgctgctttccCTCTTGCAGTGGCTTGCTCCAACTCGCCATTCACAGTCAGTGCTACATTCGTGCTCTCGTTTTTCCTGGCCAAAAGTGAAGCCATGTTTCGGACGTCTCGCCTCGCCGTTCCACGGCTCGCAACGAAGACGAGCGCGCTGCTTTCACGACAAggcaaaggggagaaggcTGCCGCGCCACCAAATCTCGCGGCTAGCACTGAAAACAGTGCGGATAATGTCGTAATGGAGAGGTCCACCActtcgcagcagccgcttaTTATCGACAACACAGGGGAAACTAGAACGCATATTCTTCCACAAAAGATCTTGAAGGAGCTTCTGAACTCTGTGTCTGCCGGACAGCAGAACTTTCTCTTTGGGTCTGACAGGGACGCTGCCGATCCCACCGCTGGCATACTTCGTGCGACTGGCAGCTTCTTTGAAGCTGTCAATACGGCTTATGAAGGGCGTATGCTTCAAGAGCAGCAGGTTGAAGTGGAAAATTTTGTTCTCAAGCGTCGTACGCATTACACCCAGCGTCTCAACGAGGAAACAGAGGAGTTTCGGCGCGAGCAAAAAGAAATTCATGACGAGATACAGCGCTTGGAGGCAGAGAAGTACAAGAGCGACCTTAACAACGATGTGATCCAGTTCACAAAAGCTAGGGAAACCGAATATGAAGTCCGCTTACACGCGGATGTGGAGAAGTATCACAACGCACTTCTGGCATACCGTGCGCGCGCGAAGAAAAATGATTCAGTAGGTGCTGATGGTGAGGCCACAGCGAAGCAGATAAGCATGAATGTGATTGAGATCATGCAGGAAATGGAGATCGATGACACTCTGCGTGACTTTGGCAATGCTGCTGGTATTGGGAACGACCTCTCCGATCAGGATATTCGTAGCTACGTAGTGCAGCGAACCTGCTTCTACGAAAAGGTTGTGCGAGATGAGGTGCATGACTTTACAAAGAGGCGCAAGAGCTTTTATGAGGATTTGCTAGAGGCCCGAGCGGTTCGTCACTCGGCGAAGATTCGAGCAGACACGGAAAGGTTTCACAGTCAGCGGCAAGGCTACTACGAGGAACGGTTAACTGCTGACGGCTCGTGGATGGCCAAGTGCTTTCAGGAGCACTACAATCGCTGCTTTCTACAGTCGTATGCGCGCCGAGCCTGGATCGAACACCGTCGTTACCAGGCCACGTTGGAGGGCATTAAGCTTTTCACGGAAGACAGCGAGAAGGTACCGGTAATATCGGACCCGGCAGATATAAGTATCTCCACTCTAAACGCTGAAATTCCACTCTCCACAATCCTTGACATGTATGAAAGCGAGAATATGGCAGAGATTACGCGAGATGTTTTCCTCAAAGCTGCACGCCGTGTTGCGGCTGACTATACCCCCTACAGTATCGACGAACACCATTCGCAGTGA
- a CDS encoding ATPase, putative (TriTrypDB/GeneDB-style sysID: LpmP.05.1060), whose amino-acid sequence MFRRAFFFLSLRPSEGYRQLLLRGDISNDENQVSALPVFDRLHDDLVKYAKDSKSTAVPKRRVELRPPNRLGIIPSFFLRREQEKKVEQAISDDNKAVYHPLSHVKGLYVWGGVGCGKTMLMDLLYDNAPPEIRKRRLHFHQFMLDMQKTSKLIRYKSKEEMQDPTHRSNMVSYNVRDDLRRTPDAEINLFDEVAQRMISDVDLLCFDEVAVSDVAHAMILKRLFHSFYKIGLVVIFTSNRPVDDLYKDGLNRGGFIPFIDLVKKQCIIHHMKSNIDHRLLGHQADTYLTPMNDENHSKFEKLFLEMCKAMPATERKLEVFGRDVIVPRACGGVCYFHFLELCGGEKSTADYEVIARAFHTIFINGVPQFPYENSDVKNRFLLLIDTLYEHKCKVMIHAAVELLQLQAPRGEAAGRIEGDAPRFDSLSEFERESGNKLMDADDSAFQMDRCVSRLFEMRTKEYLEIPHEQQDVDLSTR is encoded by the coding sequence ATGTTTCGGCgagcgttttttttcctttctctccgaCCTTCTGAAGGCTACCGGCAGCTTCTGTTAAGAGGCGACATCTCAAACGATGAGAATCAGGTTAGTGCCCTGCCTGTGTTCGATCGTCTTCACGATGATTTGGTGAAGTACGCAAAGGACAGTAAGAGCACCGCTGTTCCGAAGCGGCGAGTGGAGCTTCGACCTCCTAATCGTCTGGGAATTATCCcgtccttttttcttcgtcgtgagcaagagaaaaaagtggaGCAGGCCATTAGCGATGACAACAAGGCGGTATACCATCCCCTGTCGCATGTGAAGGGGCTGTATGTATGGGGCGGGGTGGGATGCGGGAAAACTATGCTCATGGATTTGCTGTACGATAATGCGCCCCCCGAGATCCGCAAGCGGCGCCTTCACTTTCATCAGTTTATGCTGGATATGCAGAAGACCTCAAAGTTGATCCGCTACAAGTCCAAGGAGGAGATGCAAGACCCTACACACCGGTCAAACATGGTGAGCTACAACGTCAGGGATGATCTTCGCCGAACCCCTGATGCCGAGATTAATCTGTTtgacgaggtggcgcagcgaaTGATCAGCGATGTTGATCTTCTTTGTTTCGACGAGGTGGCCGTCTCTGATGTGGCACACGCAATGATTCTCAAGCGTCTTTTCCATTCATTCTACAAGATCGGTCTTGTGGTCATCTTCACTTCAAACCGCCCCGTTGACGACTTGTACAAGGATGGTCTGAACCGTGGCGGGTTCATCCCTTTCATTGATTTAGTGAAGAAGCAGTGCATCATTCATCATATGAAGAGCAATATCGATCATCGGTTGCTTGGGCACCAGGCGGACACCTACCTCACCCCGATGAATGATGAGAACCACTCCAAGTTCGAAAAGCTATTTCTTGAGATGTGCAAGGCGATGCCTGCAACGGAGCGGAAGCTCGAGGTGTTTGGACGGGATGTAATTGTGCCGCGGGCGTGCGGAGGCGTTTGCTACTTCCACTTCTTGGAGCTGTGCGGCGGTGAAAAGTCTACGGCAGACTACGAGGTCATTGCCAGGGCGTTTCATACAATCTTCATCAATGGTGTTCCCCAGTTTCCGTACGAGAACAGCGATGTTAAGAACCGGTTTCTCCTGCTTATCGATACGCTGTACGAGCACAAGTGCAAGGTCATGATTCACGCCGCGgttgagctgctgcagctgcaagcTCCGAGAGGAGAGGCCGCCGGCAGAATAGAAGGGGATGCTCCGCGATTCGATAGTCTTTCCGAGTTCGAACGTGAAAGCGGTAATAAACTAATGGATGCTGATGATAGTGCGTTTCAAATGGACCGGTGCGTGTCGCGTTTGTTCGAAATGCGTACGAAGGAGTATCTTGAGATCCCGCATGAGCAGCAGGATGTGGATTTATCTACGCGATAA